The genomic interval agtttcaagttcaatccttatgaacttaattaatttctaagaatgagtcatacgtgtataattagaaatacataaatttacacattttgtaaatgcatgattatataatcttatcacatcgataagaaactatgcaataaaaatctaacaatagctcaagattgttaaggaaatataatttaaatattttctatgtgcaaatatatgcacattcttcttttgagccttataaattaacaatgagaagaatcttctggttcttcaacaaaatttagtcaaattctttgacaatttattgcatatgattgatcatgtcaaaataattcaattcatgaacttcaggttcactataatttgtatttcaatgaaactttcaaaatgtaatgtaaattcattacaacataatcattacaagtttcatttttatatacacgaataataataattatattgttctccaaaacatatacactcttcaggaatcactatcatcaattcaatgatgtatataatttaaaagatacatgacaacttcatcatgttattgtaatggtcaaatagatataaccataacatatcattcatttttcctgatatctttttaacaagtcgtctaatttattaatagactattcatcagtctaattatcatgacttgatatattatatatttaaatgtacaacaagtacatataataagttatttattatcactttcataactagataaaagttacacatctaggtacatacaaagacattttactactcaaagtagcaattgtatgtaagacttcttcaggaagcttttcaactaatcattttgtgattctttatcactttgattatattggatcactaacaaatattagcaaATTAtgtatccacttttgggaatatgcaaactgaattatatagtaactatatatttacatatcatgtaccaacaatagtttgaaactattgatttcaagaaataataaaatatgtatatattaatttgcttctggcattaccaatataagtgaaatctatattctttgaaatagaatttcatgcctattcattctctttaggtaatgatatttaaatattctaaatgtacaataagtttgtacaattcacattctattaaataatcaagtatacttttatcttgattataagtgtgtccgtactacaggtacgcgactactattattcaattccacacatgatatatagatttcatgcactttgattgtgtgtggtatctcatcttttggttgtttccacttttttctggaaatatttgagtaaataatgtcattgattatttaaaatcattacattcacttcggagaatgacgttgaacaagtagaacattattataaatttcttaaaaatttattacttgttcatccataaaaatataagaaattattcaacaatttcttttacgatatttcaaagaatatatgaatgcaatttttgcatagtctccaagatgtatgcaaaatttaatctttaatatatgtcagattcaataatttccaatattgcaagtaataacaatgtataataacatgactaatacgaggaatctttaaaagtaattgacttcatttcgtatcattctctccagggaatgatgaacaataaatacatgtctcgtgtatttaaataatattagtcatgctcactgttattcttataccTTGATgcttcaatgcaattttcttaacattctttttaggtattcaaaacccactataaaattgcatcaataataatcatttttaatgattctttagttgtattcacataaatacaatcatttctttttgacaaatataaaacatttacttcaggaaatgtttgtcaaaatctatatcgatattagattacttttcattgtcctcaaagaatacaagaacatatatataaatatgtattcatctctttcattatatatccatcaactatataataaatattacgtttgcataatcttcaggatatatgcaaaattttattgaggacgcataatcatcaggatatatgcaatattttatcgaggatgcataatcttcaggatatatacaattttttatcgatgatgcataatcttcaggatatatgcaatattttatcgatgatgcataatctttaggatatatgcaatattttatcgataatacataatcttttggatataagtataatttatatagattttctctatcatatcataggcacacatatattgtaaatattatgaatgataagaacataatatatatatatatatgaaattaataataaatatataaaaacatatacatacatatataatatatagatatatagataaaaagaaaaaggaaaccaaatgattcttgaaattgtttcagtcagatgagtatatatataaatatatatttagtgtatcgtgactttgaaacaattcaagaactttaacaaaatacttacattgggtcttaggcagagactcatgcttgaagcttgggcagagactcgtgctgataacgtgttataaaataatataaaataatataaagtagatgagaagaaagaagaagaagatgaagagagaaagagaaagtgaatgagaatttttgagttgtttattccaatggggtgaacccctatttatacaaatacaagagtgagatattaagaaactaagaaaaagggaaactaaggaaaagaggaatgttgattacaattcatggtaataaataaaagatttggacatccacataattattaatatttataacaatacatatattttaaaaatgtaaaacttagaagatatatatatatatatctatataaatttgaaagagaaaaaatattgtgttctatgttgatataatttcttttagttagatatttttatttttgttcttatattatttattattattagcttagaggttttttcttttaaaagtaataaaaaggtaaaaaaatgagagaattaagagAATAGATGAAGGTACtgaagttatatttaattaaatttttctaaatttaaaattctaagAAATCACGTAAATGAAATACAAAAATCTCTATAATCATTTGTTGCAACAATATGTATTATGAGAGGGAAATTTGATAAATTATGCTTAAAGATTAGAGGTGGTGTTTAATTATACTAcccttttaaaaattttataactaTTCTCATCTTTTAATAGTGAccccaaaatacccctctccTCTAACCCAAAAAATTTGCCTCTTCTCCCTCTCATCTTCATTCACgcactctctctctcctcttcacgatctctctctctctttcactctctctcactcttcacgcactctctctctctcttcacacACACTCCCTTTTTGTCACTGCCGCCGATCGACCCTCTCCCGGCCGACTGCCACCTCCACCATTTTCACCCTCAACCTCCACCTCACTCAACAAAGCAATGGGTAAGTGTTTTTCTTAGTAAATAGTCTAGTTTTTTGTTGAATTGCATGGATCTGAACATTGTTAGTTGTAATATGTGACTTTTGTGTCCTTGAAATGGAGGTAGAGTTTGTGGCTAACAGTCtgtggttttctgggtttttttgttttttgcgaTTTTATGCGACATCATGCGATGTTTTGTGCGATTTCATGAGAAATCTGAGGTTAGGGATGACATGATTAATTTTGGCGACTTTGTACGATTATTATACGATGTTATGTGCGATAATGATGTTTGGCGATTTGTGTGCGATATGTTGTGCATTGTTATGCGATTTTGTTGACTATGTGATATTGTGCGACTTTATGCGATTTCTTTCCTTTGTTGTGCGATGTTTGTGCGACATCATAACTGGTTTATATCATATTTGTGTAAAGCGATTATTGTACGATATTGTGCGATACTGTGTGCGATATAGTATGGTATTTTTAAATGTaagtttgtttgtttttctttggGATAGATTCATCTGTATTTGTGCCTGTACTGTATGATGGCGTTTGGACTTTGGAGGGTTTGAACTGGGTATTTGATTCCTCAAAAAGTAGGACATTGATATTGGACATTGACTGTACACTGAAAAAGTTGCATGAAGTTTTGCATGAGGAGTTGGAGGTGGACCCCTTGGTGTTTGAATTGAAGTTAGAAGTTCTTTACATGTACATGAAAGGCACTAAGTTTCCACCTGAGGTTTTAGTGAAAGATAGTCAACTACGAGTGTTCTTGAGCATGAAGGCAAAAATGAGTGTGGACAACTTGTTGCCACTATTTGTGACTAAGGTGAAGAAGAATGTGAATTTGGAGCAGACTCCCCGAAATGTAACCCCTAGAAGTGTTGTTGGGACCTTTGTCCCAGAAACTGATCTGGGGGTTGGTTTGGACGAACTAGTTGGCACTAATGTAGATGATGAGAGAGTGGGTATCGAATTTCATCATTCAGATGAGTTCGATGCTCCCTTTTACAACAATGATCCTGTGGTCGATTTGGGTGTGGATGATGATGTGGCTGCTGATGTACCTCCCCTGAGGATGGAACTAACTCCAAGCAACCAAGTAGAGCGACAAAGAAGACCCCCCCGTAGTGAGAATCGCCAAACACCAGGAACTAGTAGCAGTCGGCCAGGTCCTTCTAATAGTGCTCCTGTATCTGAATTTGAAGTTTCTACTAAATTCAAACCTCTTGTGTGGACAAGGGAAGACATAGAGGAAAATAATGTGTATACAACATCTCTTAGTGGTACGCCTTCAGGGGAGATATATCTTGGCAAGTTGTACAAAAACAAGGAAGAATTGAAGAATGTAGTTGGTAGGTATgcactgaaaaataattttgagtggATGGTAAGTAAGTCTGGCACTGATGTGTTTTACGTTACTTGTAAGGATGaaaattgtaaatggagattaaGGGGGAAGAAGAAGGCACTTTGTGACATGTTTGAGGTTACTGTGTTTCACaacgaacacacatgtaacttggATTCTAGACATTCTGATCACCGGCAAGCAGCACCGTGGGTCATTGGTCACattattaagaacaagtacacaTCAGATGGATCTAACTACAAGGCaaaagacatacagagggatATGTTTGATGAATATGGCATCAAGATGAGTtatgagaaagcttggagatGTAGAGAGAAGGCAGTTATGTACAAGAGGGGTACTCCAGCAGAATCTTATACGAAATTATATGGTTACTTCTACATGCTGGAACAGAATAATCCAGGCACTATTACTGACATTGTCAGCGAGGATAACcggttcaagtactgtttcTGGTCACTCGATGCTTGTAGGAAGGGATTTAAGTATTGTCGTCCTGTGATTAGTATCGACGGAACattcttgaagacgaagtatGGAGGAACACTGTTAGTTGCTGTTGCGTACGATGCAAACAACCAATTGTTTCCGGTAGCCTTTGCAATTGTTGACAGTGAGAATCATGACTCTTGGAAGTATTTCTTGCGAAAGTTGAAGGAAGCCATTGGTCGGTTGAAAATCTTATGTTCAtatcggataggcatcaaagcattgaacatGCTGTTGATGTTGTTTTCCCAGAAGCATGCCACTGTGCATGCTTCAAGCATATTACTATGAATGTCAATCACAAGTTTAAGACTGATGTatgcaacaagcaaatatgGCTTGCAGCTTACGCATGGAACAAGACGGAATGTGATAGGCATTTTGAGGTGCTGAAACAGATGGACCCTGCCATTGCTACATACGTCGAGCAAATAGGGTTTGAAAAGTGGGCTCGTCCTTATTGTCCAGGCGATCGGTACAACATAATGACAAGCAACGCTGCCGAAAGCTTCAACAAGGTGACAGAAGAATTCAGAAAATATCCAGTAACTATTTTGGTTGACTTCATCAGGTTCACACTTCAAAATTGGTTTGCTTCTCGTCTCGAAAAGGCTAGTAAGTGCGCTACTCCTTTGGCTACTACTTTTGAAAATGATTTAAAGGATCAACACAAAGATGGTATGTTCAGGAGTGTCCTTCGTAATGGTGCCCAATTGTTCAACGTTGGTACGAGTCCTCAAGGTGagagaggtggtgatgtgaactTAGTGGAGAGAACATGCACTTGCGGACTTTTCCAAATGCTGAAAATCCCTTGTCCACATGCATGTGCCGCAACAGTTAGTCAGAATGTGAGCGTGTACACACTTTGCTCTCCATATTACACTAAAGAAACGTGGAAGAAAACCTACGATGCCACAATTAATATTGTTGGCGAGGAGGATGAGTGGGTACTACCGGAACATATCAAGAACATAAGAATCGGGGTACCAGTGGAGAAAAAACCGGTAGGTCGGCCTAGGAAGAGCAATGCGGGTAGAAGACCGACGAAGCTGTCGACCGTCTAGTGGTCAGGTGGTAGTGGAACCTCGTCATTGTTCGCTATGTCACGGTTCAGGGCACAACAGAGCTACATGCAAAGCTCGAGTTTGAACCATTTCTCCAATTTTTAAATGAATATGTGTTGTAACTGATTAATAATTTGGATATTGTGCTTTTTTCTCCtagattaataattttttggtttgtttA from Cannabis sativa cultivar Pink pepper isolate KNU-18-1 chromosome 4, ASM2916894v1, whole genome shotgun sequence carries:
- the LOC133036826 gene encoding uncharacterized protein LOC133036826 is translated as MNVNHKFKTDVCNKQIWLAAYAWNKTECDRHFEVLKQMDPAIATYVEQIGFEKWARPYCPGDRYNIMTSNAAESFNKVTEEFRKYPVTILVDFIRFTLQNWFASRLEKASKCATPLATTFENDLKDQHKDGMFRSVLRNGAQLFNVGTSPQGERGGDVNLVERTCTCGLFQMLKIPCPHACAATVSQNVSVYTLCSPYYTKETWKKTYDATINIVGEEDEWVLPEHIKNIRIGVPVEKKPVGRPRKSNAGRRPTKLSTV
- the LOC133036825 gene encoding uncharacterized protein LOC133036825; amino-acid sequence: MDSSVFVPVLYDGVWTLEGLNWVFDSSKSRTLILDIDCTLKKLHEVLHEELEVDPLVFELKLEVLYMYMKGTKFPPEVLVKDSQLRVFLSMKAKMSVDNLLPLFVTKVKKNVNLEQTPRNVTPRSVVGTFVPETDLGVGLDELVGTNVDDERVGIEFHHSDEFDAPFYNNDPVVDLGVDDDVAADVPPLRMELTPSNQVERQRRPPRSENRQTPGTSSSRPGPSNSAPVSEFEVSTKFKPLVWTREDIEENNVYTTSLSGTPSGEIYLGKLYKNKEELKNVVGRYALKNNFEWMVSKSGTDVFYVTCKDENCKWRLRGKKKALCDMFEVTVFHNEHTCNLDSRHSDHRQAAPWVIGHIIKNKYTSDGSNYKAKDIQRDMFDEYGIKMSYEKAWRCREKAVMYKRGTPAESYTKLYGYFYMLEQNNPGTITDIVSEDNRFKYCFWSLDACRKGFKYCRPVISIDGTFLKTKYGGTLLVAVAYDANNQLFPVAFAIVDSENHDSWKYFLRKLKEAIGRLKILCSYRIGIKALNMLLMLFSQKHATVHASSILL